TGGTGAATTCAGTTCGTGATGTCGTAGAGGTAAACCATTTAATAATTCTCTTGTGTTATATTCTTCCACCTTAGAGTATATAACTTATGATAGTTTCTCTAAATGTATTTTATGAATTACAGAGTATATTGACTAAACTGATGATTGTCCGTCCCAAGAAACACTCTCTTACCATTTTGAATAACGTCAGTGGCGTTGTAAAACCTGGGAGGTAAGCTGTGGCCTTTTTTTTTAATCCCTTTCCATGTTATGGGTTTCTTACTTCTGATAACTACCTTGAGTATGAAAGGAGCACTGTTGTTATGTTGGTAGCTTTTAATTATTCCCCGTCCCAGTTTACGTGGcatctttcaaattttttcataCATCTTTTAAATGTTTTGAATTGTCAATTATTGTGACTTATAGTACTTTTAAcgtagttttcaaatatataaattttatttaaaaaatttgaagattcTATGCCAAAATTTACGGTCAAATTTAAATTGTTCGACTCTCGAAATTGAACTTAGCCACATAAATTTGGGCAAAGGGAGTATATTTTAGGATATATTTAACAACATATTTCAAATTTGTTATTACAACGGAAAGAGAAGGCGTGAAATGCACCAGTAAGGAGGAGGTGTGAGAGGTAGTGGGAGCtaggagaggtagaggtaggtcAAAGAAGTATAGGGAGAGGTGATTAAACATGACATGATACAACTTCAGCTGACTAATGACATGTCCTTAGCTAGAAAGATGTGGAGGTTgagaattagggtagaaggttagttgGGTAGATGAGTGTAATCGCTTTTTTTAGTATGATTTAGGTAATCATATAGTTTCTTTTTCTCTGTTTTGTAAATTGCTATTTTCTTGTCCCTGCGTTGGTTGCATTTCTTTTGAGCCTAGGGTCAATCGGACACTACCTCTCTAGCCCGGGAAGGTAGAGGTCAGTTTTTTTTGCATACATTCTATCTTCCCTAGATCCCACTTCCACTTGTGGGATTagattgggtatgttgttgttttgttgCACTGAAGTCTGTGGAAGGTTAGCAGCCTGGATATAATGTAGCTGGTTGATGGAATCCATAGTTTGAGATGCTAGAACAGAAGAATTTACCATTGGTGATGTATGAATGACTAGCTAGGAGCAGTATGACGTAAAAAGCAGGAGAACAATTTATTCAATGTAGCAATTGTCCAACTAGCCAAAAAACTGGTCCCGCACTGTGTCAAGTTCACTGGGATAGGATCAATAGTGGTCATGTTTTCTTTGAAACCGGTTGCTGGCTTGATCAATGTTGAACACTAATATGTACAGTACTGCACCTTCTGACTCTTCATGCTACTTGTCTGacagaaagaaataaaattatctgCTGGAAGTGAAAACAGCTTAGTACTAAACATATTTAAATACAGTAACTTATAGTTAGTAGTAATTTGGTTGCAAAAAAGATTGCATATTATGAATCTTTGCTTTTATTGCTCTTGCTAGGATGACACTGCTCCTGGGACCTCCTGGTTCTGGTAAAACTTCATTGCTTTTAGCGCTTTCAGGGAAGCTTGATAGTGGCCTGAAGGTCAGTATTAACCTATCTCTTATATGGCTTTTGGATTCATAACTCTTGTCTTCCTTAATAGATACTCAGTTCTTTTAAAAAGATACCTTGATGCTGTAATCTCTTTTATATACATCTTAAATTCAAGATAATTACTCTCAGTGAGATGTATAAATCATGTTTATCTTAAATGATCATCTTGTGAACATTAGTGTCTCCAAATTTCTTAATTGACCTAATAACACTCGTCTCTGAAATGCTGTGTAACCAGGGCCTAAAAGGTAGAAGTTTTGGCAATATTACAAAAAGAGCAGAGCAAAAAAGAATAATGGAGGCCTTTGTTTTCCCATGCcttgttgaaaaataaaatatgttctTTTACTTGCTGAAATGGAAATTTTACATTATGATGATCAGCCCGAAGTTATGTGTTAAAGCTGAAGCATATCTTCCCCATGTGGACATTCCCTCTCTTACTCTCTGTTCTCAACTAATTCATGCTTATTGCTTCTTCAGTGCTTGACGCAAACCTCGAgcgtgaaaaaaaaattaggtccTCGGAGAAGTTCTCTAGAGATTTTATATGAGTGCAGAACTACGTGTTTCTATTCAAGTTAATGTACGAGTGGTCATGCTTTTCTTGAAAACTTAATTCAGAATGGTGAAAAGATTATACTTCTGATTGTTACCATGGCAATGTTTTGTGGTCCCTTAGTTTTGGGTGAAAACAAATAAATCCTGATCAGATAAGAAGTGTTTTATTAGCTTATGGTTATGTCTTCTCTATGATAATTTTGCTGCATTACCTACCTTCTTACTTGCACCATTTATTTAACATATCTCCCCTTCAGTTTACTTCTTTCAGGATTACCTGGAGACATTGTGTTCCattgaattaaaataataaaaaaagaataccAAATATAATTACATACCCCTCTTTGTTTCAGAAAAGAGGAACTATCACATATAATGGACATAAGCTGGATGAATTTTGTGTGCAAAGAACTTCAGCTTACATAAGTCAGACAGATAATCATATCGCTGAGTTAACTGTAAGAGAAACTTTAGATTTTGCTGCTAGATGCCAAGGTTCAAGTAAAGGATTTGCAGGTTTGTCTAAACATTTCAACTTCATGTACTTGACAGGTTGTCTTTTTACATGGCATGGGTTTCCTCTGAAATTCCGGTTACTTGTGCGGATGTCTGTCATAGCTTTCCTGAAATCTTTCATATTATCATTTTGTTGCGTGTCACTTATTAAACAAATGTGTTATGCTACACAATTATGCTTGCTGAACCATGTTATATCATTGTGCTATATGTTTCTTTGTATCTGGCTTTGTTCTCTCTGCATTTTCACGTATTATTATTAACTGgctttgaagaagaaaatgaactaAGCAAAATCCATTTGCATAAGcaaaaaaatcaaagccattcccTGCTCTCCCCAACCCAAtgagaaaaaagaaatcaaaatccagATAATGTATCTGACAACCTTATGTCTTGAGTAGAAACAACATAAAGGGAAAAGATCCCCAGAAAATAGATTCCTCAACGAAAGTTCAGGAAATACGTAGAACTGAAATAGCAATATGTGCTAATTTCTAGAAGGCAAGATGTTATTACTTCTTGATTGTCATTCCACaatgagataaaataaaagattaaaaggACTATGGGTCTACACCGATCCAGTAATATGTGCTAATTTTTGTTAAGGAGATTCAAGGCCACCACAGCATAATCTACATTGATCCAGCAACATCATTCTTAACTTTTTCCCTCTAAGATACAACATCCCAACAACGttgtacaactcaagcaactccaGATTAGTTGAATAGTCCAAAGCTCCACCaaaagaacaccttccttcaacatataacTACTCCCTTTTTACTCAATTTTATATAGTGAATATAATtagagacttagaatatttttctttgtctcaaaTCTCTCTTTCACTACATTAACTCAAAATATAACACTTCACATCTCACAACATGTCACTTCTCCTCTTCTTGCCTCAAGGGAGAAAATACCCTTTATTTATAAGTGTAGTATTTCTTTGATCTAGTAAATGGAGGAGTAATGGAATATTAAGTGAGATAGATGAATGTTTAAATGTTATATAAATTACATGAGTTACAAGGCATAATGTGGTAGATAATGACATTGTGGTCATAAGTTACAAAGACTAATGACACCACTTTACCTACTTTATGCCTACTAATTATCATGtacttaatattttaattttaatattaaaatgtaaTAACACCTCACCTGATTATGACAAATCAAGTATAGTGATTGATATATATCCAACTTTGCCTGCCTAATCAGAACCAATTAAGGTTTATCCAATATGACAGCAAAGCTGCCCTGTTAATATTTCTTTTGGCAGATTATATTAAAGACCTTGATCGCTTAGAGAAGGAAAGAAGTATACGTCCAAACTCTGAAATAGACGCATATATGAAGGTTTGATTTGAGTATCTCTATCTACCAGGCTAGTTCACCCATGCTATATGGGTTCTCATGGTCTTTTATGTCATTTTCATGTTGGTACTTGTTGGAATCAATAACTGGTCAGGCATCTTCTGTTGGTGGTAAGAGGCATAGTGTGTCTACAGACTACGTCTTGAAAGTTCTTGGTCTAGATGTATGTTCAGATACAATAGTTGGCAGTGACATGACAAGAGGAGTTTCTGGTGGACAAAGGAAGAGAGTTACGACAggtatctctctctctctctcttaaatATTTCTTGTTGTAATGGAGCAAAGTATTGTCAACCATAGACTCTTCATAATGGTGTTCATTGTTAGGCAGTTTAAAGATAAGCTCCGcataaaatttgtttgattatgaGCTGGTATGTTTTCTTATAATAGTTGGGGTGCTTGAACTGAGTGAGAAGCTTGAGCTCAGTATATAGTTTCGGAATTCTCTCAGCAGACTCTAATTTCTGGATGGAAGGGAAAGAAACGTGGCTATGTGAACAGTTGCTAATAATGGTTTCCATACACAGGAGAAATGATTGTTGGTCCCAGGAAAACACTGTTCATGGATGAGATATCTACTGGGCTTGATAGCTCTACGACGTTCCAAATCGTCAAGTGCTTACGGAATTTTGTTCATTTAATGGACGGAACATTGATGATGGCTCTTCTTCAACCTGCACCCGAGACTTTTGAATTGTTTGATGATCTGGTATTGCTGTCTGAAGGATATGTCGTGTACCATGGTCCCCGAGCAGATGTTATTGAATTCTTTGAATCATTAGGATTTCAATTGCCACCTCGGAAGGGCATTGCAGATTTCCTTCAAGAGGTACTTTTCATTTTGCTTTAGAGTCCCAAGGTGCATTTGGTACTTAAACTGGTCTCTTCGCAGGTTACCTCAAGAAAGGATCAGGCACAATACTGGGTTGATAATTCCAGACCATATGAATACATTTCTGTTCATGTAATTGCTGAAGCATTTAGAAACTCCAGATTTGGTCAAGATGTAAAATCCTTCCTTTCTACTCCATATGATAAATCCAAAGGTCATCCCTCAGCTCTAGCTACAACGAAGTTTGCTGTTCCCAGATGGGACCTCTTTAAAGCTTGTTTCTCAAGGGAGTGGCTTCTAATGACTAGGCATagttttctttatgtcttcagaACATGTCAGGTATGCTTGTAAGTTTACATTCTTATACCAAtcttattcaccttcttcattttctgccttcaatttcaaaattcacaCTAACCTAGAATGAGATTCGATCGAGGTATTTCTCAAGAAAATTCACAATGCGTTAGAGGCAGAGCTGGgatttgaagtttatgagttCTAAATTTGCATTGAATTCAATAAGTCATTTTGATTACTGGGTTCACAATTTAATATTTATACATATCAATAGATTTTCTAATACGAGTATACGTTCTCAGAAAAGACCTGCTGGTTTCGTCTGAACTTGTACCTAATATGCAGCTCTGCCCCTGAATACATGTCCATCGTGAAGTTCTAAGATTGAGAACGTGAGAGAAGAAACTATAAGGGTACTTGAGCTTGGTAGAGAGTTCATGTCTCAATTGTACCTCGTATTCAAGTATGCATTTGGTCCTTCAGGCCAGTATGACTTGTAAAGGATGGTATAATACTTCATATTCAGTACAGAAGTAGGGTATATAAATGGTAGCTTCCAAGAAGATGTCCTTTGGGCCGATTCCCATTCTTCAAATGTTTTGTTTTAGTACATATCAAGTTATTTCTTAGACTCCTTAGCAGCCCCTGCATCAATAGCTTATCATTTCAGAATATCTTTACAGTTCTTAGTCTCTTAATTTTGATGTATCACAAACTTTTCAAACATATGTTTACAGGTTGCTTTTGTTGGATTTGTGACATGCACAATGTTTCTAAAAACGCGGATACATCCCACGGATTTAGTGAACGGCAACTTATATCTTTCTTGCTTGTTTTTCGCCTTGATTCATATGATGTTCAACGGATTTTCAGAACTGCCTCTCTTAATATTTCGCCTCCCAGTATTCTATAAGCaaagagataatttgttttatcCTGCATGGGCATGGTCCCTCTGTAGTTGGATTCTGCGTTTACCTTACTCTGTAATTGAAGCTGTCGTATGGTCCATTGTTGTGTACTGGAGTGTAGGTTTCGCAGCTGGTGCTGGGAGGTATCTTCGGTTTCTGTTctcttgttcttcttctgttattttatttattttttgaggatAATTGGCACATGCAGTTATTTTTTTCACCAGACATACAGACAGGGCTATGTTATATTGTTTATCCTACTAATATCCCCTTTTAAATGTTCCAGGTTTTTCTGCTACATGTTTTCGCTCTTTACAGTACACCAGATGGGAATGGGTCTCTTTCGATCACTTGCTTCTATTGCACGAGATTTAGTTATCTCAAATACAATTGCAGCAGCTTCACTGTTGATCATATTTTTATTGGGCGGTTTTATCGTGCCAAAAGGTAAGTTTGCACTTCTCTTTAATTTGTAGCaggaatttattttattgaaatctGAGCCCTAAAGTGCACGACAAAACCATTTGATGTTTATTAATACTGTTATTTTtcctgagccgagggtctatcggaaacaacatttgtacttcatctgaggtagtggtatggacggTGTACACTTTAccttccccaaaccccacttttttttgttgttgaaatgGGGTCTATCCTTGCAGACATGATCAAGCCATGGTGGAAATGGGCCTTCTGGGTTTCACCGTTGTCATATGGACAACGAGCTATTTCGGTTAATGAATTTACTGCCACACGATGGATGGAGGTGTGCTCTCTATACCGCGGAATGTTGAGTGTGTTATTCattgtttaaaaaaaatggaaTGAACAATAATGTATTCTAGAAGCTTAATCAGTTGGACCATTTAAAATGAAATTTTGTAGAAGACAACCATCGGAAACGTAACTCTTGGACATGCCATTCTGCAATCGCACAGCCTACCAACAACCCATAGTTGGTATTGGCTGGGAGTAGGTGTTTTATTGCTCTACATTTTCCTTTTCAGCGTTATTCTGACTCTAGCTTTGGCTATTCTCAACCGTAAGTGATATTGAGCTCTTGTATTATAGATTTAGAACTGCCAACCTATTATTGCCAGTATTTACTagacttcatttttctttttaattctttcaGCAATAAGAAAATCCCAGGCAATTGTCTCACCAGAAGAAATTGATCCAAAATCAGCAACAGATGGTAATTTATCCCCTCTTCTCATGGATGAATGGGATGTGAACTTTTTATCCATTTATGATAATGTGTTTGGCAGGAAGTAGTAAGAATTCTGAGTCAAATGGGAAGACTAAAAAAAGGGGGATGATACTACCATTCCAACCACTGGCGATGACTTTCCATAATGTCAAATACTTTGTTGACATGCCAAAGGTATCCATACTGAAGAATTTGCTTACCTATACATGTTGAATTGTATCATATCTAGCAGAAGACGTGTTTTGTTTCAGGAAATGAGTGCAGAAGGAATAACTGAAAAGAAGCTGCAACTACTGTCAAATGTTAGTGGAGTATTCTCTCCCGGTGTTCTTACTGCATTAGTTGGCTCGAGTGGAGCAGGAAAAACCACATTGATGGATTGTCTAGCTGGAAGGAAAACTTCAGGATCTATTGAGGGCGACATTAAAATATCAGGATACCCGAAACGACAACAGACTTTTGCTAGAGTTTCAGGATATGTTGAACAAAATGATATACATTCTCCTCAAGTCACAGTTTTTGAATCCCTGTGGTTTTCTTCTCATCTGCGTCTTCCCAAAGAAGTGAATAAGGAACAAAGAGAGGTAGTTGCAACCTCCTTTCagttttacttttttatcttCTGAACTTCAATACATTCTGATTGATCTTTTGGTTAAAATGCTAAAACCCATGTGACTTTCTTATTCTGCAGGAGTTTGTGAATGAGGTAATGGATTTGGTGGAACTTGACTCTCTAAAGAACTCTTTGGTAGGCATGCCTGGAAGTTCTGGCTTATCAACAGAACAAAGAAAGCGCTTGACAATTGCTGTAGAACTTGTTGCAAATCCCTCGATAATTTTCATGGATGAGCCTACATCTGGGCTTGATGCACGAGCAGCAGCCATTGTAATGCGAACCGTTCGTAATACTGTAGACACTGGCAGAACCGTTGTTTGCACAATCCATCAGCCAAGTATTGAAATTTTTGAAGCATTTGACGAGGTATGTGATCAAGGCATTTCTATAATAGATAAGTTACATGAATGGCCAGGGCATCCACTAATGTGATGTTACAACATGTAGCTGCTTCTTATGAAACGAGGTGGACAAGTGATATATGGGGGGAAGCTTGGTGAGAAGTCACAAACTATGGTTGACTACTTTCAGGTACGTGCTTGTGCCACCATCATGCATTTAGTACCGTTTATCCAGCTATGCTTGATTTTCAAGAGATATAAATTGTCTTGTACAACTTTCAAAGTGAGAGAATGATTCATCTAGTCTTTTTGTTGGTGCAGAGGTGTGGGATGCCTCACTGATGTTTATCCGCATTCCACTGCTTCACCCTTGTTTTTAATCTTCAATTAGTTACtgttaatttaattacataagaGATTTCCATTGTGGTCTCTGTTCATCTGTTGATACAGTTGAAATCTGATTGTACTTTTTAAGGAAAGAGTTAGAATTTTTCTTATTAAAGAAACCAATTAGAATTCAATTATATGACGCGTAGTTCCTATATTTTGGTTAATCGCTTTTCTAAAGCTATTGTTCATGCTGCACGTGTTTGTgaatttatttgtagagtatTCCTGGGATACCCCCAATTCCTAGTGGTTACAATCCTGCAACCTGGATGCTTGAGATAAGTACGCCAGCTGCTGAAGAAAGGATAGGAGAAGACTTCGCAGTAATATACAGAAATTCTGAGCAGTTTAGGTGATCTTAATAATTGTCATCAACTGAAGTGCACTATTTATTGCTCTCTTCATTTTCCCTTTATTGATAATTTTGTAGaacttttatctttttctaaaattaggGGAGTAGAGGCCTCAATTAAGCAACTGAGTGTCCCGCCTGAGAACTcggaacctctaaagttcaccaccACGTACAGTCAAGGTGCAGTTTCTCAGTTTCGGATCTGTCTCTGGAAGCAAAATCTTGTGTATTGGAGAAGTCCGTCCTATAATGCTGTTAGGTTGTTCTTCACAACATTGAGTGCTCTGATTCTCGGTTCTATATTTTGGGATGTCGGTTCAAAAAGGTAACTTTTCTCTTATGAAATATCTAGTGCAAACTGTTGGATAATAACTCTTTCAGTCTCTATAAAGCAGACATGGTTGGTAGCTTGTTATTTCCAATGTGGTTGTAGAACAACTTCCCCTACATACTATTTGTTGGGGATTCTTCAAGAAGAATAAATGAAATCAATAGAAGATTgctgttctttttctttttattcatgaTATAGAAGTAACTTCTATAGAAAAAATGGTCGGATTGC
The Capsicum annuum cultivar UCD-10X-F1 chromosome 6, UCD10Xv1.1, whole genome shotgun sequence DNA segment above includes these coding regions:
- the LOC107875477 gene encoding ABC transporter G family member 31 isoform X2; the protein is MAASNGSEYFDMDVEAQNETFGRRSNAESVAEDEHELMWAALEKLPTRKRTNMALVKRNADESEESVGRTDTVDVRKLDRNTRQLLVDRAMATSEQDNYKLLAGVKERLDSVGLEVPKIEVRYEDITLTANVNLGSRALPTLVNSVRDVVESILTKLMIVRPKKHSLTILNNVSGVVKPGRMTLLLGPPGSGKTSLLLALSGKLDSGLKKRGTITYNGHKLDEFCVQRTSAYISQTDNHIAELTVRETLDFAARCQGSSKGFADYIKDLDRLEKERSIRPNSEIDAYMKASSVGGKRHSVSTDYVLKVLGLDVCSDTIVGSDMTRGVSGGQRKRVTTGEMIVGPRKTLFMDEISTGLDSSTTFQIVKCLRNFVHLMDGTLMMALLQPAPETFELFDDLVLLSEGYVVYHGPRADVIEFFESLGFQLPPRKGIADFLQEVTSRKDQAQYWVDNSRPYEYISVHVIAEAFRNSRFGQDVKSFLSTPYDKSKGHPSALATTKFAVPRWDLFKACFSREWLLMTRHSFLYVFRTCQVAFVGFVTCTMFLKTRIHPTDLVNGNLYLSCLFFALIHMMFNGFSELPLLIFRLPVFYKQRDNLFYPAWAWSLCSWILRLPYSVIEAVVWSIVVYWSVGFAAGAGRFFCYMFSLFTVHQMGMGLFRSLASIARDLVISNTIAAASLLIIFLLGGFIVPKDMIKPWWKWAFWVSPLSYGQRAISVNEFTATRWMEKTTIGNVTLGHAILQSHSLPTTHSWYWLGVGVLLLYIFLFSVILTLALAILNPIRKSQAIVSPEEIDPKSATDGSSKNSESNGKTKKRGMILPFQPLAMTFHNVKYFVDMPKEMSAEGITEKKLQLLSNVSGVFSPGVLTALVGSSGAGKTTLMDCLAGRKTSGSIEGDIKISGYPKRQQTFARVSGYVEQNDIHSPQVTVFESLWFSSHLRLPKEVNKEQREEFVNEVMDLVELDSLKNSLVGMPGSSGLSTEQRKRLTIAVELVANPSIIFMDEPTSGLDARAAAIVMRTVRNTVDTGRTVVCTIHQPSIEIFEAFDELLLMKRGGQVIYGGKLGEKSQTMVDYFQSIPGIPPIPSGYNPATWMLEISTPAAEERIGEDFAVIYRNSEQFRGVEASIKQLSVPPENSEPLKFTTTYSQGAVSQFRICLWKQNLVYWRSPSYNAVRLFFTTLSALILGSIFWDVGSKRDSTQNLFVVMGALYASCMFLGVNNASSVQPIVSIERTVFYREKAAGMFSALPYAAAQGLVEIPYIIVQTLIYGIITYLMINFERTAAKFFLYLVFMFLTFSYFTFYGMMAVGLTSTPHLAAVVSSAFYSLWNLMSGFLVPKPLRTWTYACTHRRKKKVSLVGGYGSTTSAQWHGHCRELLALNLVM
- the LOC107875477 gene encoding ABC transporter G family member 31 isoform X1, with the translated sequence MAASNGSEYFDMDVEAQNETFGRRSNAESVAEDEHELMWAALEKLPTRKRTNMALVKRNADESEESVGRTDTVDVRKLDRNTRQLLVDRAMATSEQDNYKLLAGVKERLDSVGLEVPKIEVRYEDITLTANVNLGSRALPTLVNSVRDVVESILTKLMIVRPKKHSLTILNNVSGVVKPGRMTLLLGPPGSGKTSLLLALSGKLDSGLKKRGTITYNGHKLDEFCVQRTSAYISQTDNHIAELTVRETLDFAARCQGSSKGFADYIKDLDRLEKERSIRPNSEIDAYMKASSVGGKRHSVSTDYVLKVLGLDVCSDTIVGSDMTRGVSGGQRKRVTTGEMIVGPRKTLFMDEISTGLDSSTTFQIVKCLRNFVHLMDGTLMMALLQPAPETFELFDDLVLLSEGYVVYHGPRADVIEFFESLGFQLPPRKGIADFLQEVTSRKDQAQYWVDNSRPYEYISVHVIAEAFRNSRFGQDVKSFLSTPYDKSKGHPSALATTKFAVPRWDLFKACFSREWLLMTRHSFLYVFRTCQVAFVGFVTCTMFLKTRIHPTDLVNGNLYLSCLFFALIHMMFNGFSELPLLIFRLPVFYKQRDNLFYPAWAWSLCSWILRLPYSVIEAVVWSIVVYWSVGFAAGAGRFFCYMFSLFTVHQMGMGLFRSLASIARDLVISNTIAAASLLIIFLLGGFIVPKDMIKPWWKWAFWVSPLSYGQRAISVNEFTATRWMEKTTIGNVTLGHAILQSHSLPTTHSWYWLGVGVLLLYIFLFSVILTLALAILNPIRKSQAIVSPEEIDPKSATDGSSKNSESNGKTKKRGMILPFQPLAMTFHNVKYFVDMPKEMSAEGITEKKLQLLSNVSGVFSPGVLTALVGSSGAGKTTLMDCLAGRKTSGSIEGDIKISGYPKRQQTFARVSGYVEQNDIHSPQVTVFESLWFSSHLRLPKEVNKEQREEFVNEVMDLVELDSLKNSLVGMPGSSGLSTEQRKRLTIAVELVANPSIIFMDEPTSGLDARAAAIVMRTVRNTVDTGRTVVCTIHQPSIEIFEAFDELLLMKRGGQVIYGGKLGEKSQTMVDYFQSIPGIPPIPSGYNPATWMLEISTPAAEERIGEDFAVIYRNSEQFRGVEASIKQLSVPPENSEPLKFTTTYSQGAVSQFRICLWKQNLVYWRSPSYNAVRLFFTTLSALILGSIFWDVGSKRDSTQNLFVVMGALYASCMFLGVNNASSVQPIVSIERTVFYREKAAGMFSALPYAAAQGLVEIPYIIVQTLIYGIITYLMINFERTAAKFFLYLVFMFLTFSYFTFYGMMAVGLTSTPHLAAVVSSAFYSLWNLMSGFLVPKPSIPGWWIWFYYICPVAWTLQGVISSQLGDVDEIIRGPGFEGTVKEYLEVSLGFGSRWIGWSALVLVGFCLLFFSVFAMSVKVLNFQTR